The nucleotide sequence CTGGATAAAAGTTTGGAATTTTATCCGTTGGTGCCAAATTAGTCGGTAAGTATCTCTGTCGGCCTCTAGCAGGTTTATCCTTTCCTTAAGAAGTTCATACATATCATGATTGTTCATAAAAACTTCTGGAATATTCTGTCGATCGTGTATTATCTTGCTTTTGTTTAACTTGCCATTAACAACACTTAACATTCTTAAAATTTGTCATAGACAAAGTCCACTGTAACACTGAATGGTCGGGAATTGTAATTCGGTCTAGTGTGTTTATACCGGTGCTTTTTTGTAAAAGATATATTGCTCTTATTAcgttaaaatgttcataacgGTTTAACTGTTCGTATGGGACTAGGCAATAGTCGACAACTGCGCAACCCTTTGTTGAGATGCTTGTATAATCATTTTTGATACAATTTCTGccgtttaaaatacataaattagcACTAAGAAGAAAGTCCAGGAAAGCATCGCAATATGGCAATATGTGATAGTCAATTATATCTCTTTCCGGTATACAGTCAACTCCAGCGATGTAATCGTCATTGTTTCCGACACGAATGTTAAAGTCTCCGACGATCGAAACTAATGAGTCCCTTTGATACTCGTATACTTGTGAAAGAAGTGTTTCTAAGAATTCGTTTATTTGAATGTTGCGTGTTGAGTTTGCCGGTGGTAAGTAACACACACCGATTCGAAGTcgttctttagttattttatttgttactgATATCCATAAAATTCCTTCATGTTCATCATTTAACTTGTTCAcagtaaatgtatttaaaaatgtattccgAATAAGAACACCGATGCCTCCACTTCCTTTTGGTGCCCTTCTGTGTAAGTTAGTTCGATTATGTCCAATCCATGTATATCCTTCGACGTTTAAAATTTCATCGttctttaaatgtgtttctgttatacatacaatatcaaGATTTAATTGATCAATACAATTTTTGCGTATTTGATAATTTTCCGACATTTCATTCCGACTGAAACCGTTTGTGTTCCAAAACCCGCATGAAACCTAGTATTTCTGTGACGACCTTGGTAACCTTGGTTACCGTGGGTGTAATTTCTTCGGTCCTCACCGTCATGATATCCCTGGTGGCGGCGGCTTGTATCACGTGCATGGTCGCGATGGCGCGTCTCGTGTCGGTCACGTGACGACTGATGCTCATGGCGATACGAAGTACGGTCGGTATCATGACGTCTTGTGAAGGTTTCATCTCGGCGTCTGTGATCTGACCTGCCAGATCTCGTGCGTACCTGGTGAGGGGACGTCTTTCGGCGGTGCCGCACTTCTTGCCACTCGTGAGCGTCACGCGATTCCTCATTGTGTGTTCTCTGCACTAGTCGGTTGCCTTTAACATAGTTTATCGTTACCAATAACTTTGGCAATAGTCTTCAGGTTTGCAATAGAGTTTCTTTCTTCCGGAGTTAAGTCATGttctatataaatgtttttgtatgtagCGTTTTGTTTGAGAGTTGCCTTACActtcataatttcatatttgtccTCTTTTGTGTTGCACGAGACCACAACGATTCCGCATTCGGAGGATTGATTTGCACGCTTTTGCTGAACCGCtaattttcttgtattttagtGTCAACGTTATCGCAATAACTTGTGATTTACTCGCTTTGTTTAGAAATTCACTCTTTCGCTTTTCTTTGGGGgaattgttcttgttttgggGAAAACTCGCTTTGCTTGTAGAGGTTGGGGGCAGTTCAGTCAACAGTCCGTCTTAAGCCTatataaaatatccaacaaagaGCACAGTTAATAGTTTATTACGAAGATGTTATTTCGTTCGGGAATCAATGTTAAGTGACTATATTGTTTGCAACACGGAGATCTTCGAGAGCTGCGCGCTGATACCAATCAACAACCAATCACCATCGATTCCCTGATCGGTCACGGGTCATGTGACCAATAGATCGATTACTATTGCACTGTGGGGTCCCTTGACCCGCGTGGATGTCACGCCTCTTGTTTAGGTAACATGCCCCTAAGGCAGCCATAAAGCTGCTAAAATCCGACTTAAAGGTATTCTATTGATAAAAGTATTTGTAGACATTAAATTACCCAAGAAGTCAAATTGAGTGATAATGCATGCCATTAAATGACAGCATGAAACGtaatttatctttaaacttaAATTGCTATCAAACCGCCTAActactttatttaaaacaaagaagccATACTTTAAAAAGTACAACTTAGGCAAAATgttaatcatataaaaaaaataaacaatattaatttaattaaaagagctactaaaaatataaaaaataaacaatattaatttcattaaaaaagctCAAAAAAAAgactattttatttatctaaagTAATTTATACAGAATATAACTCTAtaagaattaatttaataatcttAAAAGGCGACCATGAATTATAGCATGGTAGCACTTTCTCTCggcatcttttattttaatatctaatTTCAGGCCGTCTTTGATGAACGTATTTACGCTGTTGACGATATTTTCATCCCTACGTTCCGGTaagttctttaaaaccaatccAGTAGTTTTCTTTTGATCACTTTCTTTGGGGACAGCGTTATTTACTGGTAGAGAATTCATGTCACTTTTTAATTGGTTCAGTTCCTCATTGAATTCCTTTCTAAGTTTGTTTACAACAGGAGACATGGCATTCTGGACGTGTGTCTTAATCGTTAACTCGAGATTAGTTTCAAGCTTCAATATTCTAGATGATAAACTGTCAAGACTTACTCTCATCTGCTTGGCAAGATTGTTTATTGCTGCCACCACTGATACGTTTTCATCTGTGAATATTAATGCCAGGGGGTTCCGGGGACGGTGGTTCTGGTTCGGACCGCCGCCGCTTCTTTGAAGATTTTGGTTTGGTTGGTTGCGCTTGATGTGCGCTACTGGCGTCCACTGTTGATTTTTGTTTGCTCTTTGGTGCACGTGGTGTTCTACCTTTTTTCTGGGTATTAGATACGACTGGCCCAGAGATAATGGATTGGGATTGGGATTGGGGTTCTTTCTCTGTCGATTGTGTGTTGTGGGTTTCCATGGATACCAAACCGGAAGCGCCCGTTCCGGATATAGATGCCTTGGTACCCGGTAAACTGGTTCCAGAATTGTTTGCTCCCGATATACATAACTCCGTTGGGCCCGTTTGGGTCCCAATATTCGGCGCCTGTGTCAAGTCGAGATCCCCTGCGGCTGGCGGTATGGTCATATCATCGTCAAACAAAAGATGCGTTGCTGGGATTAACGGTTCGCTATACTCGCTATTGTCCGCCATAATTGAACACCACACTGATTGAAAACTGCTGATTGTAATCCGCACTCTTTCTGCGGTGAACACTTGTCAGATTAATAtccaacaagaaaaaaaatgagttttctgCTATTTACAGATAAGTTCCAAcgaaattttatataaaaatatcacaaagCTATTCCGTGAATCAAGATCAATAAAtccatataaattttataatgtaaATCCAGATATTCACTTTGGAAAATGCCAAAAAGTATCCGTGATCAGAAACACGTCTTATCACaccttttcacaaaactataatatagctgaccaatgtaacttagaaggaaacccgatattggaaagttaccaaattcttagctgaccaatgtagcgtataaggaaacccgatattggaaagttactgaccaaattcttagctgaccaatgtagcgtataaggaaacccgatattggaaagttactgaccaaattcttagctgaccaatgtaacgtataggaaaactcgatattggaaagttactgaccaaattcttagctgaccaatgtaacgtataggaaaactcgatattgaaaagttactgaaaATGGACTATGATACATTTATCATGTATTATACACATATTAGGTGACTTTTATTCAGGCAATTGCGCTTGCACTTATTCACTAGCACACTCATTCAAACAATCACTCACTATCAATAACTCTTTCACTcacacaatcaatcaatcaatcaatcactaCTCACTAGCtcattcacaaaaaaaatagGCCATGGTAAGAGCGCCTCCACGTGGTGTGGCCTGGATGTAGACAGTTTTCTTTCTATcttttactgataaaaagacATCTATCTGCAACGAAACGCTCTTGGaataacaaaaaagaatatTCGTCAATTCAATTAATTCtttcatataacattaaaacatttaaagcactgaaaacaaacataacaaacagaaaaacttaaaaaataaaaatccttctttgtttatatggtcagcaattcgTCAGCAAATCTCTTCTATCCCTATATGGTCAGCTAATTGGTCAGCAGTTTAGCACGAGCCGTCCGGAATTGGtcggtccggccagtcttttattCCCAACCACTTTAACTGCACATGCGCAACTTCACTAGCAACCGTGTAAACATAAATGGCGATCATGAGAGGTTCATGAAGAAATTATACGTGAAATAACTGCGTTCTAGTGAAAAAATGACTCTCAATCCATTAGCAAATCCTAAAGGGATTAAACTTCTTTGTGAACTGTGTCAAAAACCAGCTTTTATTCAATGCACAAAATGTAGAGTGACATATTACTGGTAAGTAATATATTTTCGCGAATTTTAATAAATCCTGTTTTATTTACATGCCATATGTAGATATCGATAGCAGCTTATACATTGTTTCAAAGAAACTTCAAGCGTAAGGCCTTTTGTGTCATTGAGTGACTGACCAGGGCTCTGCACAGGCAGTAATCTATTCGGGAAGAtctatttgttaaatataattagtTTTCCAATATAGCTATAATAAGAGCTAAGAATTAAGCCATTTCCTCAGAATGTGTGGCCAACCTGAATAAATATTGGAAGtgtacataaatattttctctttaataaaatattgattagtTATTATTTTGGGCTTTTTGAAGTTGGGTTACTATATTAGGAGACTGTTAACTATTTCAGTTAGGATTTTCTAAGCAAAACTTTTCTCTTTATGAGCCAGATGAAAACTCACAAGAGGAACTTGCACCAAGATTAGTCAAAGGTTGGGTGTTGGAAATCATGGGCTGTCTTAAGTCCCTTAAATGCTTGCAATGCATCCACCGTGCTGTGCAAACAATTACCAGTGCATTACTTTCCTTTCTGTTGTAAACTTTTCATCCAATccaattaattacattttacagTGGTGTTGAACACCAAAGAGCAGACTGGCTTGGAATCCATGAGAAGATATGTCAGAACCTCATTCCGCTCCGACAGAGTGCCCCGTTCCTCCCTTCAGAAGAGGAGAGACAAAACAGGGAAAGACAGCTAGAAACTAAAAAGGTTCAGACtgaattttatcaaatttattcaattaacCCTTTCCTTCAACTATCTTAACCTTTTGTTCCTCAATCCATATCCTCATTGATCCACCTCTATTCATAGCCTCATAGCTGTTTTAGTTTAGGTTATATAACCACGGGATTAACTAACGGCAGCTGGTGTGGCCACTTCTCTAcgaagaaaatgtttaattcatgtTGTTATATCAAAGACTGTAGACATTACAATAATCAAACGACAATGCAATGATAGATGCAAAACTCAGTATTACCAGTTGAattttttaagtatatatgattttaaaactcTAATTCCAtttgattatataattttaaatgataaacgaTACTGTTAAAAGTATTGATGATGACTTTTCCAAATATAGTGTATTAACAAAGGCATACTTCATGcattatttgagttttaaatgTAACCCATATAGTTGTATGTAGAGGAGCTAAAAGTAAATAGAAGCTTCTTAGATATTTTATAACTGGTAATGCTGAGCAGAAAGAGTTTCAGAATTTAATAAGGTATCTTTTTACTTGGACATTTCAGAGGACCATGATAGACTTAACAAGAACTACAGGCCAGAAGTTATTATTTGAGGGAAAACATGACCAGGCTGTGCCAGCTGCAATGCAGTCATTGAGGTTTGCCATTGATGTACATGGCTTAGCAAGCATAGAGCTGGTTCCCTCATATTTGATACTAGGGGAGGCAAGCATAGGTAAGTTCAGATAGCGTCTAACCCTTTCGGTgccaaatatatatagttatatgtaCATACTATTTTATTCTATGTCGTAATAATTTGACAACAGCAGTCTCCAAGGCTATCACATGTTTTGGACTGTACAACAACGAATgggttaaatttaaaaaaggaatgTTGCTAGGTGTTAGAAGGTGGCCCCTGCCTGTCGCATTTTTGCAACTTTGTCGGCAAAAGGGTTAAAGAAGTATTTCATtggaaatgttgttgttttaaataatctttgtttgaaattagTTTAACTACAGGCAAAATTCGCCTTATCAAAATTGTTGGGAAATACTTCAAGATAACAAACGGttgatataaccgaaatacaaaaaatgtataactaaacctaaaacattaaaaaagtttgacattaccagtacatcgagataacagagtttgaCATATATAGCGAGTTACAACTGTACAGTccaacctcgttggctcgaacataTTGCTGtgcatattttttcaaatgtgttggAAAGggttaattgttataaattacGGTGTGTTTTAAAAGACAATATGTATTAAGATACATGCATAATGGTAAACAGTGTTAACAGTTATGAAGTTTAATGTTAATGCATGTAACAAGTTAGTAACAGGACTGAAGTTTAGACATGCTGAGGTAAATGCAGTCtgtaaaatcaaaatttgttGCTCCTCATTTCCTGAAGAAGAAAACACATAGTGTAACAATTTATACCAATCTTGATCAATAATGGTTTGAAACACTTATACAACCTAGCCCAGGCACATTGCCATCAATTTTAAACAGGTTAGTGTTCCTAGCTGAGGCAGTTAATGGATCTGAGGTCCCCAGAATGTTCCAAGGCCATCAGCCTTAAATTGTCTTGCATTAATTTCGATGATTAGTAAGAATTTTAAAGGCTGAGGAGACAGTCAACTGTTCTACAGACTCTAGAATAATTCAATGCCGTCACCCTAATGTTTTCTTACATTATTTTCCAGGCTTAGGAAGACTTGAACAGGCTGAGGAGTACCTAGCTCAGGCACAGTGGACAGTTCTGAAGACCCCAGAATGTTCCAACGCCATCAAATCTAAACTGTACAGAAACTTAGGGCTGCTCTATGCTGCCAAGGGGGAATATGATGAAGCACTAAGGCAGCTGGCTAATGATGTAAGAAACAATATGAATTGTGGACTTATACTGTTTTCAAAGAAACTGATATTTGAAATTACTTGGACAGCTCTCAAAATCTCTGGAAAGCTTTTTATTACAGCTATGTACAAGTCATGTCCATGATTGGTTTAACTctaaattttaagaaattatttgtcatataattatgtcaatagAATCATAAATCAGAATTCAATCTGTTTATATAACTTTGCTAATGAAATGACTCTTTGCTTATTTAGCAATCTGTAATGGAGATTGTAATACTACCGTATATGAACTCATAGTATGAAAAGCACATTTCGTCAACTTAATGCAATAACTTAATATGTGCATCTATTTTTATATGCAGTTTTTCAGTTATTGCACTAAAGCGTGATGTTTTTCTCTGGTAgaatgtatgtgtttttgttgtatttaccAACGCATAATTATCTTTTCAGATATATCACGCTAGCGAGGAGTTTGGCACGGATGATATCCGTACATCTGGCGGATATTTCCACATGGGCAATGTATTCTTCCGGCAAGGGAGAATGGACATTGCTGACACACTTTATAGACAGGTAAGTGTAACTGTGATTCTAACAATTCTTAAAGGGACATGATATAGGTTGATTCcaaaaaatcctttttaaattttaatgcattatcctgtttaactcatttgacttttatgatcaaacaaaaaaacaacatttgatttgtgtactgataaaaaaaaaatatgagcaATATTCTGGCACTTTTTTAATTGGGTAATTTATGGCCACTTACCtattaatggatttttttttataaagactgatattttttatctttacacaaatcatatgggttttttcagattattttttatgtttgtttggcATCAACCTCTGTTGCAACCCTTTAAGTGTGAAtggcagtttttttttcttcatgaaAATGAGCAAATAATGAGTACCGGTAACATAATTATACTGTACATAATTTACTATCaggttgttttaaaacaaaaaggattaaggttttttttctgaaggatttttttctttcaaggAAAAAGTTCAAAATTAGTGGCTACTTTAAGCAACGTGAAAATGAAGCATtgatttttgatataaatttggATGCTTTCAGGTGACAGATATCTGGTACTCCCACCTATTCAACATTGTCAAGGTGCGCACGAGAACCCCACCCACTCCAAAAGGTGTGGGGCCACTTATTGTGGAAATGTTCGATGAACAAGAGGACAGCCTTGGTAGGttcataaagatttttttttgttacaaaGTTTACATTTGAATCTTATTGTACTTGTAATTatgtctttaaaacaaaataattgttaattttttattttttttagcaacaatttgaagaaaaaaatgtttttgacatcTAATATTACTTCATTGGCAAATTTCATATGATTTCtggttttatcaatataatattgtcATATTCCTTATGATTCGAGGTCTTGCCTTATTTAGAATTTGCCTGTAATCCTATAATCCAAGGCCTTGTTAATCATgatcttttacattttcaaccttTTCTGATCTTTTTGTGAATTTTCCCTTGTTCATCATGGCCTAAACCATTactatgatttttttccatgttgATCATGGAATTTCTCATGCTCATGAACAAAGGTTTTTTTTTGGAGTTGTCCcatataaatcattattatcTTTGACATTTTCCCCATATTCTTAATGGTCTATTaaaggctttttttttaatttccccATATTCATCATGATCTGAACCCTTACCAGGATTTTTTTGTTGATCATGGAATTTTCCCATGCTCATAAACAAAGGCATTGTTATGAACATTCCCATGTTCATCATGATCTAAGGCCTTACTAGGAATTTTTCCATGTTGATCATGGAATTTTCCCATGCTCATGAACAAATGCCTTATTTGAAATTGTCCCATGTTGATCCTGATCTTATACGTAATTCCATGTTCTTGATGGTTTAAGACCTTTTGGGGgaatttttctcttttttattatGGTCTAACATTATACAAGGCTTTATGATcttattatttcacattttaattacatttaaatttcaagaccATGGTTTTGAAACTAATTacttgtcaaatatatattccaatttcaaatgtttttacatgaaaataacCTTAGGCAAAGAAACACAATTATGTAGTTAGGGTTACATCTTGTCCAAAAAATGTTGggtagattgcagattttttattaggcttatTAGAACGTTATTGTTATCATTgaattatctttattaaaaagcttttcaaacaaacaaaataaagtacacattattatttattttttttaaccaaaaacctATATAAAAACCCCCCAGAAAGGTCGTCGCCTTATTCCTGAATCAGAAGTATTTGTTAGCCCTGATTGTTAAAAATTCCATATTTCAGACGAGGCCCAAGAAGCGGAAGCTGTTCAGGTGCTCAACTCTATCTACGATATGCGGGAACACCAACCTAACCGTCAACCTGAAGATATGGCCAGGGTTTGCCACGGCCTTGCAATGCTGTACTTTGTACTCACAGATATTAGCAAGGTAGAAAGGGTTCATAAACTGAGGTCCATGCATAATTGTGATACAGAAATCAATTGGAAGGGCTATATGGCAAATAATTAAAGCCTGAAGATAGAGCAAGTGTTTGCTGTGTGTCTTGCTCTTGTCAtactctttttttttcgctGAAAGATAATCAACATACAAAGTCATTCCTTGTTT is from Mya arenaria isolate MELC-2E11 chromosome 9, ASM2691426v1 and encodes:
- the LOC128203287 gene encoding zinc finger MYND domain-containing protein 12-like, translating into MTLNPLANPKGIKLLCELCQKPAFIQCTKCRVTYYCGVEHQRADWLGIHEKICQNLIPLRQSAPFLPSEEERQNRERQLETKKRTMIDLTRTTGQKLLFEGKHDQAVPAAMQSLRFAIDVHGLASIELVPSYLILGEASIGLGRLEQAEEYLAQAQWTVLKTPECSNAIKSKLYRNLGLLYAAKGEYDEALRQLANDIYHASEEFGTDDIRTSGGYFHMGNVFFRQGRMDIADTLYRQVTDIWYSHLFNIVKVRTRTPPTPKGVGPLIVEMFDEQEDSLDEAQEAEAVQVLNSIYDMREHQPNRQPEDMARVCHGLAMLYFVLTDISKAKEFGRKAVVASESHPDDSMSRSIIEFMKNCDRISMLTVS